The DNA segment AGATTAACTGTGTGCGTTGATGTAATCGACAGCAAGTTGCACAGTCGTGATCTTTTCAGCCTCTTCATCAGGAATCTCGGTTTCGAATTCCTCTTCGAGGGCCATAACCAATTCCACTGTGTCGAGAGAGTCAGCGCCAAGATCATCGACAAAAGAGGCTTCTAACGTTACCTCTTCTTCCTTCACGCCTAGTTGTTCTACGACAATTTTACGAACTCGTTCTACGACATCGCTCATGTTATTAATTTCCTCTGGATTATCCGTCGGCCTCGAAAAGGACCGATGCGGTATTGTAGTAACAAAAAACACTCGAGAAAAGTGCAATCCTCAGATAACATTTTTCATCAAATAAATAGTATAAATAATTCTATTAAACAGATAGTTACAATTTATTTTTTATGTTCATTATGAGCATGCATCTCGAGATTTCACATATCAATTCATGTACATGCCACCGTTAACATGGAGTGTTTCACCGGTAATATAACGTCCTGATTGCCCCGCCAGAAACAACACTGCGTTGGCTATATCCTCTGGTGCCCCCAGTCTCTGCAAAGGGATATTCTCTTCAAGGCTCTTGCGTTGCCCCTCGGGTAGCTCCTTCGTCATATCGGTTTCGATAAAACCCGGCGCCACGGAATTGACGGTAATGCCTCTTGATCCCACCTCTCTGGCTAGAGAGCGGCTAAAACCGTGAATTCCCGCCTTGGCGGCCGCATAATTGGTCTGACCGGCATTACCCATCGCACCCACCACGGATGAAATGTTGATTATACGACCCTTCCGCGCCTTCATCATGCCACGTAATACGGCCTTACTGAGGCGAAATACAGAGCTTAGATTGGTGTTGATGATGCTTTCCCACTCCTCGTCCTTCATGCGCATGAGGAGATTGTCGCGGGTTATACCGGCATTGTTCACCAATATGGTGGGATTGCCGAAATCCTTTGCCATCGCCTCTATCAGTGCATCGATAGAATTGGCTTCAGAGACATTCAGCACCATGCCGGATCCGTTATGACCCGCAGACTTTAGACGCTCAGTGATACCTTGCGCGCCAGCCTCAGAGGTCGCCGTTCCGATAACGGTGGCGCCCGCCGCTGCCAGGGTGTCTGCAATAGCGGCACCGATACCACGGCTGGCACCAGTCACCAGGGCTATCTCATTCTCCAGACTCATTTCAATGTCTCCAGTGCTTGCATCAAGCTTTTTGTGTCGTACACAGGCAATCCGGCAAGACCGCGATCGATTCTTTTGGTCAATCCGGCAAGCACCTTTCCGGGTCCCGCCTCCAGTAGACTCGAAATGCCCGAGCTTGCCATCTTCTGTACCGTTTCCACCCATCGCACAGGGCTGTATAACTGAGCGGCAAGCTCTCCTCGAATCGTCTCCGCATCTGACGCCAACGCAACGTTGGCATTGTGGATAACAGGTATTGTGGGTGAATTGATGGAGATCTCATCAAGCAATTGTGCCAGGCGTTCTGCAGCAGGTTTCATCAAAGCGCAATGTGACGGCACACTCACTGGAAGCGGCAACGCACGTTTGGCACCGGCTTCCTTAGCCAGCACACATGCCCTATCCACTGCCTGCTTATGACCGGCAATGACCACCTGTCCGGGAGAATTGAAATTCACTGCTTCAATCACATCACCGGCTGCGGCTTCGACGCAGACCGACTTCACCTGATCATCATCGAGTCCGAGGATTGCCGCCATGCCACCGCTCCCTGCCGGTACAGCTTCCTGCATGAACCGGCCCCGCTCGGCCACCAGATTCACTGCATCGGAAAATTCAATAACATTTGCACAAACCAAGGCTGTATATTCGCCAAGGCTGTGTCCTGCCATGAGTTGAGGCTTATCACCGCCCTGCTCCAACCAGACCCGCCAAACGGAGACACCAGCCGCCAGCATTGCCGGTTGTGTCTTCATGGTCTGGTTGAGTGCCTCTTCAGGGCCATTCTGAACCAGATCCCATAGATTGTAGCCCAATGCCTCAGTAGCCTCTGCAAATGTCTGATTGACGATTGGATGGGCTGCGGCCAGATCACTCAACATTCCGATGGATTGAGAGCCCTGCCCTGGAAATACGATACCGAATGATGAATTACTCATAGATCACACTATCTATTCACTAGAATTTCGCTAACACCGAACCCCAGGTAAAACCGCCGCCAAAGGCCTCCATGAGAATCGTCTCTCCGCGCTTGATGCGGCCATCTCTGACTGCAACATCCAATGCCAGGGGCACCGATGCCGCCGACGTGTTGCCATGCTCATCCACAGTTACAACCACGCGCTCCATCGGGGTCTGCAGCTTTTTCGCGGTGGCGTTGATGATCCTTATATTGGCCTGATGCGGAATCAGCCAGTCCACATCTGATTTCTGCATATTGTTTGCCGCCAATGTCTCATCGACAATCCGGCCCAAGGTGGTTACCGCGACCTTGAAGACCTCATTACCTCGCATCTCCACATAGGCCGATCCCTGTTGCAGTTCTTTATAGCCGCGTGAGATCCCGGTTGGAACCCGTAACAGACTCTCATAGGCACCATCCGCATGCAGGTGGGTGGAGATGATACCCGGCTCGTCACTCGCTTCGATCACAACCGCACCCGCACCGTCACCAAACAGTACACAGGTATTTCGATCACTCCAGTCAAGGATGCGGGAAAAGGTTTCTGCACCTACTACCAGCGCCCGTTTTGCAGCACCCGCCTTGATAAAGTTATCAGCGACACCGAGCGCATAGACAAAGCCTGTACATACCGCCTGGACATCAAATGCAGCCGGGCCTCTAATCCCCAGGCGCGCTTGCAATAGACAGGCCGTACTGGGAAACACCTGGTCGGCAGTCGTTGTGGCAACAATAATCAGGTCGATGTCACTGGCTTCCAAACCTGACATTTCAATCGCATTGCGCGCAGCCTTTTCTGCCAGATCGCAGGTAAATTCATCATCAGCGGCGATATGGCGCTTGCGTATACCTGTGCGATCGAATATCCACTGATCAGTGGTATCGACAATCTTTTCAAGGTCTTGGTTGGTGACGATATTTTCAGGTAGATAACCACCAGTACCTGTGATACGCGAATAGATCACGCGATTTCCCTTTTTTCCAGATGAGTTTTAACCTGCTCAGCTATGCGGCGCGGGACATCACTTGAGACCTCTTTGCGTGCAATGCTGATCGCATTCATAAAGGCAAGTTTGTCAGCACTGCCATGGCTCTTGATTACTATTCCGCGCAGACCTAACAGGCTTGCGCCGTTATAACGCCGATGGTCGATGCGCTTGCGAAATGCTCTCAACACAGGAAGAGCAATCAGGCCGGCCAGCCTGGTTAAAAGATTCTTCTTGAATTCAAGCGTCATAAAGTGACGGATCATCTTCGCCACCCCTTCGCTGCTCTTGAGCGCGATATTGCCCACAAAACCATCAGCGACTATCACATCAGTACCACCCTGATAGATATCATCACCTTCCACATAGCCGACGTAATTAAGGGAGCTTTGCAGCAATAGTTCATGTGCTCCTTTGACCTGTTCGTTACCTTTGATCTCCTCCTGTCCTATATTCAGCAAGCCGATTTTTGGATGACTGATATCCGTCACTGCCGCCACAGTTTCACTACCCATGACTGCGAACTGAACCAGGTGCTCGGCACTGCAATCAACATTTGCGCCAAGATCCAGCATAAAGGTCTGCCCGGAGACGGACGGCAGGGCGGTGATGATTGCAGGTCGATCTATATTCGGCAGCATCTTCAACACAAAGCGGGATGTAGCCATGAGTGCCCCTGTATTACCGGCACTGACGCAAGCATCCGCCTCACCACTCTTGACCAGGTCGATTGCCACACGCATAGATGAGTCTTTTTTATTTCGCAGTGCCTTGGATGGCAGTTCATCCATCGCAACCGTTTCGGAAGCATGCTTGATCTGCAGCCGCTCACCGAATGGATGCGGCCCCAATTTCTTTTTCAGGATGGTTTCGTCACCGACCAGAATAAGAGCAGTCTCCCGGTCACGCCGGAGATACTCTCTGGCAGCCGGAATCACTACATCCGTGCCAATATCCCCCCCCATGGCATCCAATGAGATTGTTACTGGCTTATTCATGTGTTAACGATTGACCTATCCACGGAAACTCGTTTGATCGGTTATCTTTTTTCAAGTTTTGAACAGGATCGGCCGGCGCCCATGGACACTACCGAAATACCCCTATCTCAAGAGACCTGCCAGTCAATAATTCTGCCTATCAATTAAACAACCCAACAAGGGATATCCCTTGATGGGTTGCAGATAACAAATAGCGAGAATCGGGAGATTACTCGCCCTTGGTGTTGACTACTTTACGGCCCTTGTAGAAACCGTCCGCAGTGACATGATGGCGTAGATGGGTTTCACCCGAAGTGGAATCGATTGAAAGCGTTTCACCTTTCAGCGAATCATGAGAACGACGCATGCCACGTCTTGAGGGTGTCTTTCTACTTTTTTGAACAGCCATGGCTGATCTCCCGAATATTCTTTAACTGTTAACCAATTTAATCTTTGTCCCGTTTTAGTTCGGTCAGAGCCGAAAACGGATTTACTCGCTCTTGCTTACTACTATCTATCGTCGCTTCTTCTGCTACTCCCGACACCGGCGCCATACAGGCCCCAGGATCATGCATGGCCACTTGTGGCAGGACCAGAAGCAGTTCATCTTCAAGCAAATCCCTGAATGCCACCTGATCATCCTCAACCAAACAAGGGTCCAGCTTTTCAGGCAGCATCTCAGCCTCATCCAAACCTTGAACGAATACCACGGACAGGTGGGTATCGATCGGTAGATTCACCTCTTCCAGACACCGCTGGCATTGCAGGGCCAATTCCGCCTTGATCCATCCGCTGAGTACTGCCCGCCGCTCCTGGTCACGACCAAAGGTCAATTTGAAACTGACGTTCCCCACAGGTTCCAGCAAGCATGCGCTCAGCCTCGAAAAGGCCTCCAATGGCAGCTCTCCGCCGATCTCTTTGCCAAGATCGGCGAAACGCCACGGATCTAACCGATCAGGAAAGCGCTTCGACATAAGCGGGCAATAATATTATGAGTATGGCGCCCATGTCAAAATGACATGGGCGCCGGGGATCAGGGGCCGACCAGGGCCAACAGGATACCGGCGGCCACCGCGGAGCCGATGACACCCGCCACATTCGGTCCCATTGCGTGCATGAGGAGAAAATTATGGTGGTTGGTCTCCAACCCGACCTTGTTGACGACACGGGCCGCCATCGGTACCGCCGAGACGCCCGCGGCACCGATCAGGGGATTCACTTTTCCCCCTGTCACCCGGTACATGATCTTACCCATGATGACACCGGTCGCCGTACCGATACAGAAGGCAAAGGCCCCAAGTGCCAAAATACCTAAGGTTTCGACGGTAAGGAATTTATCTGCCGAGAGTTTTGACCCCACGGCCAGACCCAGAAAGATGGTCACGATATTGATGATCTCGTTCTGAGAGGCATGGCTCAATCGTTCCACAACACCGCACTCCCTGAGCAGATTGCCGAATGTCAGCATACCGATCAGTGGTGCCGCTGACGGGAGGAAGACTGCGCACAGGAATAACACCGCAAAGGGGAAAAGAACCTTCTCCAACTTGGTGACGTGGCGTAACTGCTGCATTTCCACGTTGCGCTCTTTTTCGGTGGTCAGCAGGCGCATGATGGGTGGCTGGATGATCGGCACCAAGGCCATGTAGGAATAGGCCGCAACTGCAATTGCCCCCAACAGATCGGGTGCGAGTCTGGAGGCGAGAAAGATTGCTGTCGGCCCATCCGCACCGCCTATGATTGCGATAGCGGAGGCATCGGCCAGTGTGAATTCAAAACCTGGCAGGAAATTCAACGCCAAGGCCCCCAAGAGGGTGACGAAGATGCCGAATTGAGCGGCGGCACCGAGCAACAGCGTCCACGGCATCGCGATCAGGGCGCCGAAATCAGTCAATGCACCAACCCCCATGAAGATCAGCAGCGGAAAGATACCGGTTTCTATACCTACAGTGTAGATATAACCCAGTATCCCCTCGGGACCACTGATCCCAGCAAGTGGGATATTACTCAAGATAGCGCCAAATCCGATCGGTACCAGCAGCAGTGGTTCGAACCTTTTTACCACCGCCAGATAGATCAATATACCGCCAACGCCCATCATCAGCGCCTGGCCCCACTCCATATTGGCCAGTCCCGTTGACTGCCAAAGTGGTTGTAGTCCTATCTCGACCATGTCAGGAGAGACTCAACAGAGGTGATCCGACCTGCACGGTATCACCCTCTTTGACCAATATCTGGGCGACTGTGCCCGCGGAGCTTGCACGCACTTCCGTCTCCATTTTCATCGCCTCGAGAACCATCACCACATCCCCGGCGGCGACTGCGTCTCCCACGGCAACCTTGATGGCATGGATGTTACCGGACAGGGGTGCATTGATGGCTTGTCCCCCTGCGCTGCTGGCGGCAACCGGGGCAGCGCTCTGTACCGCTGCGGGAGCAGCTGCCTGGACAACCTCAGACACAGCACCGCTGGGAGTGACCTTCACATTGTAGGCAACCCCGTTGACCTCGACCTGATAGGACTCTGGTCCACCTTTCGCAGCAGTGGCCGCAGGGCTAGCAGGTGCCTGAGCAGGTGCGGCGGGTTCAGCGCCCGGCGGTGGTTCGAATGCATCCGGATTATCGCGGTTCTTGAGGAATCTCAGTCCCACTTGAGGGAAAAGCGCGTAGATAAGCACATCATCCACTTCGGCGTCAGCCACCCTGATCCCATGCTCTTCAGCCAGTCCATGAAACTCGGCGGTGAGCTTGTCCATCTCATCATCCAGCAGATCGGCCGGACGACAGGTAATCGGCTCTGCCCCGTCGAGAACCTTCATCTGAAGCTCGCTGTTCACCGGGGCCGGGGTGGCGCCATACTCACCTTTCAGTACCCCTTCCGTCTCTTTGGTGATGCTCTTGTAACGTTCACCCGTCAGCACATTGATGACAGCCTGGGATCCGACGATCTGCGAGGTCGGCGTCACCAGGGGTATGTAGCCCAAGTCCTTGCGCACCTGGGGAATCTCTTCGAGTACCTGGTCCAACTTATCGCTGGCATTCTGTTCCCGAAGCTGATTTTCCATGTTGGTCAGCATGCCGCCGGGCACCTGTGCCACCAGAATGCGGGAGTCGACACCCTTGAGGGAACCTTCGAACTTGGCATACTTTTTACGCACCTCCCTGAAATAGGCGGCAATCTCCTGCAACAGATTCAGATCCAGCCCGGTATCGCGATCGGTTTCCTGCAGGATGGCCACCACAGACTCCGTGGCCGAGTGACCATAGGTCATACTCATGGACGAGATGGAGGTGTCGATCATATCGATACCGGCTTCAGCCACCTTGATATTGGTTGCGGTGCTCATACCGGTTGTGGCATGGCTCTGCATGGTGATCGGTATTGAAACGGCTTCCTTGAGACGGGTCACCAACTCAAAGCCGATATAGGGATTCAACAGCCCTGCCATATCCTTGATACAGATCGAGTGGCAGCCCATCTCTTCCAGACGTTTCCCCATATCCACCCAATACTCCATATTGTGTACGGGGCTCACCGTATAGGACATGGTTCCCTGGGCGTGCTTGTCGACC comes from the Candidatus Thiodiazotropha sp. CDECU1 genome and includes:
- the acpP gene encoding acyl carrier protein, with product MSDVVERVRKIVVEQLGVKEEEVTLEASFVDDLGADSLDTVELVMALEEEFETEIPDEEAEKITTVQLAVDYINAHS
- the fabG gene encoding 3-oxoacyl-ACP reductase FabG encodes the protein MSLENEIALVTGASRGIGAAIADTLAAAGATVIGTATSEAGAQGITERLKSAGHNGSGMVLNVSEANSIDALIEAMAKDFGNPTILVNNAGITRDNLLMRMKDEEWESIINTNLSSVFRLSKAVLRGMMKARKGRIINISSVVGAMGNAGQTNYAAAKAGIHGFSRSLAREVGSRGITVNSVAPGFIETDMTKELPEGQRKSLEENIPLQRLGAPEDIANAVLFLAGQSGRYITGETLHVNGGMYMN
- the fabD gene encoding ACP S-malonyltransferase — its product is MSNSSFGIVFPGQGSQSIGMLSDLAAAHPIVNQTFAEATEALGYNLWDLVQNGPEEALNQTMKTQPAMLAAGVSVWRVWLEQGGDKPQLMAGHSLGEYTALVCANVIEFSDAVNLVAERGRFMQEAVPAGSGGMAAILGLDDDQVKSVCVEAAAGDVIEAVNFNSPGQVVIAGHKQAVDRACVLAKEAGAKRALPLPVSVPSHCALMKPAAERLAQLLDEISINSPTIPVIHNANVALASDAETIRGELAAQLYSPVRWVETVQKMASSGISSLLEAGPGKVLAGLTKRIDRGLAGLPVYDTKSLMQALETLK
- a CDS encoding beta-ketoacyl-ACP synthase III, with the translated sequence MIYSRITGTGGYLPENIVTNQDLEKIVDTTDQWIFDRTGIRKRHIAADDEFTCDLAEKAARNAIEMSGLEASDIDLIIVATTTADQVFPSTACLLQARLGIRGPAAFDVQAVCTGFVYALGVADNFIKAGAAKRALVVGAETFSRILDWSDRNTCVLFGDGAGAVVIEASDEPGIISTHLHADGAYESLLRVPTGISRGYKELQQGSAYVEMRGNEVFKVAVTTLGRIVDETLAANNMQKSDVDWLIPHQANIRIINATAKKLQTPMERVVVTVDEHGNTSAASVPLALDVAVRDGRIKRGETILMEAFGGGFTWGSVLAKF
- the plsX gene encoding phosphate acyltransferase PlsX yields the protein MNKPVTISLDAMGGDIGTDVVIPAAREYLRRDRETALILVGDETILKKKLGPHPFGERLQIKHASETVAMDELPSKALRNKKDSSMRVAIDLVKSGEADACVSAGNTGALMATSRFVLKMLPNIDRPAIITALPSVSGQTFMLDLGANVDCSAEHLVQFAVMGSETVAAVTDISHPKIGLLNIGQEEIKGNEQVKGAHELLLQSSLNYVGYVEGDDIYQGGTDVIVADGFVGNIALKSSEGVAKMIRHFMTLEFKKNLLTRLAGLIALPVLRAFRKRIDHRRYNGASLLGLRGIVIKSHGSADKLAFMNAISIARKEVSSDVPRRIAEQVKTHLEKREIA
- the rpmF gene encoding 50S ribosomal protein L32, whose protein sequence is MAVQKSRKTPSRRGMRRSHDSLKGETLSIDSTSGETHLRHHVTADGFYKGRKVVNTKGE
- a CDS encoding YceD family protein; this translates as MSKRFPDRLDPWRFADLGKEIGGELPLEAFSRLSACLLEPVGNVSFKLTFGRDQERRAVLSGWIKAELALQCQRCLEEVNLPIDTHLSVVFVQGLDEAEMLPEKLDPCLVEDDQVAFRDLLEDELLLVLPQVAMHDPGACMAPVSGVAEEATIDSSKQERVNPFSALTELKRDKD
- a CDS encoding sodium ion-translocating decarboxylase subunit beta — its product is MVEIGLQPLWQSTGLANMEWGQALMMGVGGILIYLAVVKRFEPLLLVPIGFGAILSNIPLAGISGPEGILGYIYTVGIETGIFPLLIFMGVGALTDFGALIAMPWTLLLGAAAQFGIFVTLLGALALNFLPGFEFTLADASAIAIIGGADGPTAIFLASRLAPDLLGAIAVAAYSYMALVPIIQPPIMRLLTTEKERNVEMQQLRHVTKLEKVLFPFAVLFLCAVFLPSAAPLIGMLTFGNLLRECGVVERLSHASQNEIINIVTIFLGLAVGSKLSADKFLTVETLGILALGAFAFCIGTATGVIMGKIMYRVTGGKVNPLIGAAGVSAVPMAARVVNKVGLETNHHNFLLMHAMGPNVAGVIGSAVAAGILLALVGP
- the oadA gene encoding sodium-extruding oxaloacetate decarboxylase subunit alpha, producing MSEKKPLGITDVVLRDAPQSLFATRMRIEDMLPIAEKLDNVGYWSLETWGGATFDACIRYLGEDPWERIRTLKAAMPKTPMQMLFRGQNILGYRHYADDVVDKFVERAATNGVDVFRIFDAMNDLRNLETAIKATLKVDKHAQGTMSYTVSPVHNMEYWVDMGKRLEEMGCHSICIKDMAGLLNPYIGFELVTRLKEAVSIPITMQSHATTGMSTATNIKVAEAGIDMIDTSISSMSMTYGHSATESVVAILQETDRDTGLDLNLLQEIAAYFREVRKKYAKFEGSLKGVDSRILVAQVPGGMLTNMENQLREQNASDKLDQVLEEIPQVRKDLGYIPLVTPTSQIVGSQAVINVLTGERYKSITKETEGVLKGEYGATPAPVNSELQMKVLDGAEPITCRPADLLDDEMDKLTAEFHGLAEEHGIRVADAEVDDVLIYALFPQVGLRFLKNRDNPDAFEPPPGAEPAAPAQAPASPAATAAKGGPESYQVEVNGVAYNVKVTPSGAVSEVVQAAAPAAVQSAAPVAASSAGGQAINAPLSGNIHAIKVAVGDAVAAGDVVMVLEAMKMETEVRASSAGTVAQILVKEGDTVQVGSPLLSLS